A stretch of Bacillota bacterium DNA encodes these proteins:
- a CDS encoding DUF1614 domain-containing protein — MPVGLIALIIVAILVYFGLLHRALDRMRLSDKGALAVILAIVVGSIANIRLAGPPNEFLVNVGGALVPIGIVVYLLVTADETRERQRGVFAALVSGIAIYAASRLLPAGPEQPGTILDPVFVFALIAGTVGYLTGRSRRSAFIGGTMGIILGDVLHFIESRGAGAPSRTWVGGAGGFDTVILAGVIAVGLAEIVGEILERVHRESKAGGTEVASLLVDEAGAEGQASEGGGEESEQ, encoded by the coding sequence ATGCCGGTAGGACTGATAGCCCTGATCATCGTGGCCATCCTGGTATACTTCGGCCTGCTCCACAGGGCACTTGACCGCATGAGGCTCAGTGACAAGGGTGCGCTTGCCGTCATCCTGGCCATTGTGGTGGGCAGCATAGCCAACATCAGGCTAGCGGGACCCCCCAACGAGTTCCTGGTGAACGTGGGAGGGGCCCTGGTGCCCATTGGCATAGTTGTGTACCTCCTGGTCACAGCGGACGAGACCCGTGAGAGACAAAGGGGTGTATTCGCCGCCCTGGTGTCGGGTATCGCCATCTATGCCGCGTCCCGGTTGCTCCCGGCGGGTCCTGAACAGCCCGGGACCATCCTGGACCCAGTCTTCGTGTTCGCCCTCATCGCGGGGACCGTAGGCTACCTCACGGGGCGCTCCCGGCGGTCTGCCTTCATCGGAGGCACCATGGGGATCATCCTTGGCGATGTACTCCACTTCATTGAGTCCAGGGGAGCGGGGGCGCCCTCCCGCACCTGGGTGGGGGGAGCGGGGGGCTTCGACACGGTAATCCTGGCTGGTGTCATAGCTGTGGGCCTGGCCGAGATCGTCGGGGAGATCCTGGAACGGGTGCACAGAGAGTCCAAGGCAGGAGGCACCGAGGTGGCTAGCCTGCTAGTGGATGAAGCCGGGGCTGAGGGGCAAGCCTCAGAAGGCGGGGGTGAAGAAAGTGAACAGTAG